The genomic DNA TCGAGGTAGGCGATGGCGACGTCGGCGCCTTCACGGGCATAGAGCAGCGCCACGGCGCGGCCGATGCCGGAATCACCGCCCGTGACCAGCGCCGCCATGCCTTCGAGCTTGCCACTGCCCCTGTAGTGCGGCGCTTCGAAGCGCGGGCGCAGCGCCATGTCGGCTTCGAGCCCGGGCTTGCGCAAGTGCTGTGCCGGCATCGGGTTGGCCGGCTGGGATCGCGGCCCTGCCTGTGCGGGCGGACTGGTTTTCTTGGCGGCGGGTTTGGCGTTGTCCTTCGCGTCCTGCGTGTGCTGAACGGCCCGCTGCCTGCTGGCGGTGTGGGCGGGTCCCCGGGACTTGGCGGATTTCGCGGGTAATGCGGTGGTCGATTTCATGTTGCATGGGCTCCTGCGTATGAAAAACCACCGTAGAACGCCGGTGCGCGGCCTGCGTAGGAATCCGTCCCGAAAGCACGCCCACCGAGGCTGACCCCGGGCGTTCCGAGCCGCTTGGGGTGGGCTAAATTTCAGCGCCCTCGACCAGGAAGCGCACCCGGCGCACGCCCTGCCATTCGTCGGCATCGAGCCGGAAGGCGAGCTTCACGCGCGCGGGCAGCGGCTCGGTGTGGCCGAACCAGATGCCGTCGACCGGCTGCCCCTGGTGCCGCAGCTTGAGCGCCAGGTGCTTCTCGCCCACGAGGCGTTGCGACACCACTTCGACCTCTTCGCTGAAGGTGGGCGGGGCGAAGCCCTGGCCCCACACTTCGCGGTGCAGCGTGTCCACGAGGTCGATGCGCATGTACTCGCGTGCGATCGGCCCATCCGTTTCGATCTGGCGCGTGAGCGCGGAGGCGGCCAGCCATTCGTGCGCGACCTCGGCCAGCGCGCGCTCGAACACCTCGAACTTCTCTCGTGCCACGGTGCAGCCGGCCGCCATGGCATGGCCGCCGAAGCGCAGCAGCACGCCCGGATGGCGCTTGGCCACCAGGTCGAGCGCATCGCGCAGATGGAAGCCCGGAATCGACCGGCCCGAGCCCTTGAGCTCGTGCTCCTTGCCGGGCGCGCCGCTGGCGGCGAAGACGAAGGTCGGGCGGTGGAAGCGGTCCTTGATGCGCGAGGCCACGATGCCGACCACGCCTTCGTGGAAGTCGGCATCGAACACGCTGATGGCGGCGGGCGGCGCCTCGCTGCCGTCGGCGGTGGCGCCGAACAGCGATTCGGCCAGCAGCAGCGCCTGGTCGCGCATGCCGCCCTCGATGTCGCGGCGCTCGCGGTTGATGCCGTCGAGCATGCGCGCGAGTTCGTCGGCGCGGCCCGCATCGTCGGTCAGCAGGCACTCGATGCCCAGCGTCATGTCGGCGAGCCGGCCGGCCGCGTTGATGCGCGGGCCGAGCGCAAAGCCGAAGTCGAAGGTGGTGGCCACCGCGGCGTTGCGCCCCGCGGCCTTGAACAGCGCCGCGATGCCCGCGGGCAGTGCACCGGCGCGGATGCGCCGCAGGCCCTGCGCCACCAGGCGGCGGTTGTTGGCGTCGAGCTTCACCACGTCGGCCACGGTGCCGAGCGCCACCAGCGGAAGCAGCACGTCGAGCTTGGGCTGCGCGGCCGCCGTGAAGACACCGCGCGCGCGCAGCTCGGAGCGCAGCGCCAGCAGCACGTAGAACATTACGCCAACGCCGGCGATGCTCTTGCTCTCGAAGCCGCAGCCGGGCTGGTTGGGATTCACCAGCACGTCGGCGGCCGGCAGCTCGGGGCCGGGCAGGTGGTGGTCGGTGACCAGCACCTGCAGGCCGCGCGCCTTGGCGGCGGCCACGCCCTCGACGCTGGCGATGCCGTTGTCGACGGTGATCAGCATGTCGGCGCCGCTCGCGGCCACGCGCTCGGCAATTGGCGGCGTGAGGCCGTAGCCGTCGACCACGCGGTCAGGCACCAGGTAGCTCACGTTCTTTGCGCCGAGCAGGCGCAGGCCGCGCACCCCCACGGCGCAGGCGGTGGCGCCGTCGCAGTCGTAGTCGGCCACGATGCACAGGCGCTTGTCCTGCGCCATGGCGTCGGCCAGCAGCATCGCGGCCTCGCGCGTGCCGTGCAGTGTGTCGGGCGGCAGCAGGCGCGCCAGGCCGTCGTCGAGCTCGTCCTTGGCCAGCACGCCGCGCGCGGCGAACAGGCGGGCCAGCAGCGGATGCACGCCGGCCTGTTCGAGCGCCCAGACCGTGCGGGGCGGAATTTCGCGGGCAATGATCTTCACAGGGCCTCCAGCACGCTGGCGGCGCGCGGCCGGTCGAACAGGCTCCGGGCCCAGGCCACCAGCCCGCGCTGCTGCACCGCATAGCGCTGCGCGGCGCGGTCGCCGCACAGCGTGAGCGTGACGTCGGCGCCAGCGGTGCAGTCGGCCAGCAGGCCGGC from Variovorax sp. V93 includes the following:
- the recJ gene encoding single-stranded-DNA-specific exonuclease RecJ, whose protein sequence is MKIIAREIPPRTVWALEQAGVHPLLARLFAARGVLAKDELDDGLARLLPPDTLHGTREAAMLLADAMAQDKRLCIVADYDCDGATACAVGVRGLRLLGAKNVSYLVPDRVVDGYGLTPPIAERVAASGADMLITVDNGIASVEGVAAAKARGLQVLVTDHHLPGPELPAADVLVNPNQPGCGFESKSIAGVGVMFYVLLALRSELRARGVFTAAAQPKLDVLLPLVALGTVADVVKLDANNRRLVAQGLRRIRAGALPAGIAALFKAAGRNAAVATTFDFGFALGPRINAAGRLADMTLGIECLLTDDAGRADELARMLDGINRERRDIEGGMRDQALLLAESLFGATADGSEAPPAAISVFDADFHEGVVGIVASRIKDRFHRPTFVFAASGAPGKEHELKGSGRSIPGFHLRDALDLVAKRHPGVLLRFGGHAMAAGCTVAREKFEVFERALAEVAHEWLAASALTRQIETDGPIAREYMRIDLVDTLHREVWGQGFAPPTFSEEVEVVSQRLVGEKHLALKLRHQGQPVDGIWFGHTEPLPARVKLAFRLDADEWQGVRRVRFLVEGAEI